In Lolium rigidum isolate FL_2022 chromosome 7, APGP_CSIRO_Lrig_0.1, whole genome shotgun sequence, the DNA window AATTAGTACTAGTATGATGCACATCAGAAACTCTGAATAAATATCACGACGGCCTGGCAAACTTGCGACTTGTTTATTACAGAGTTGCTCACCTAAGCTCAGCTCCGGAGCGCCTGACGAaatcggcgacgacggcgagctccTTGGCGGCATTCTCGCCGTCGGGTTTGAACAGGAAGTAGGTATGCTCCTCGCCCTTGGTCTCGTACAACTCGATCTCGCCCTCCCACCCGCACGCCTTGATCCCCTCCGGGTACGCGCGCGCCCTCTCCACGAACCAGCACAGCTCCGCCGTGGTGACCAGCACGCGGCCGCACCCGAGCTGCCTCCACTCCTCCGGCGACGCCGCCGGGTTGATGTACGGGTGGTCGCGGCCGAATCTGCCACCGCAGGCCACATCCCACACGCGATCCATGTCGAAGGGGAAGCACAAGGGCTCGCAGCCCATCCGTTGTGTCCCCCAGAAGTAGGAGTGCAGCAGCGCCACCCCGCTTACCCTGTCGCCGTAGCCGTCGATGGGTTCCTTCCGCAGCCTTATCGCCGTGTTGTGCGCCATGTTGGCGCCAGCGCTGTCGCCGACGAGGCACAGCCGAGACGCGTCGCCGTGCGCGGCGAGCCAGGGCTCGGCGCCGTCCGGGCGGCACGCGGCGACGACCGCCTTGAGGGCAGCAAAGGCGTCGTCGTAGGCCGCGGGGAGAGGGTGCTCCGGGGCGAGGCGGTACTCAACTGATACGACGACGGCGGGGaccgcggcggcgagggaggcggcGTACCTGTGGTAGATGGGGGAGGCTGTGCTTTCGATAAAGAAAGCGCCGCCGTGGAAGAAGACAACGACGGGGAACTTCTTGCTGGGCCCGGGCCCGGGCTCCGCCGCCGCGTCGGGGAGGTAGAGGCGGGCGGTGATGTTGGCCGCAGGGTCTAGGACGATGTCCTTGGAGGCAACGCCGTTGGCAGGATCCCCAGAGGGGGAGGGTGGGACGGTCTCTGTGCCGCCCAAACGGTCGACGCGGCCGCTCTTGTGCACGCGCAGGAAATTGGGCATGTCGAACTCGATCTCCATGGCGAAGAAACGAAGGGACGAGTAGGGAAGGGAGCTACTGGAGCTCGCTTGTGCCAGCTCTGATAGGAAAGTTGAACGATGCGATCTGAGATGGTTGCTTTGGTGTTGGAAgcttttctataaaaaaaactcCTCACTTCGAATTCTAGTGCTTGACGCAAACGGTCACCTGGTCAATTAAAATAACGGTTTGCGCTCGTTTGATTTGTCCGTTTGCGACCGGAAAGCCACGGTGGGTGGATGCTTTTTTTTAGACCATCAAGTTTGCTAATGGTGATTAAAGACGCATCGAGCTCTGCCACCGGCGATTACTTGGAGGGCATGGAGGAGGCGGCGAAGACGGAGACGCGCGTGgccgtcgccgaggaggaggagcggtagTTCCTCGAGTCGCTCACCGCTAACCGTCGTTGGCGACCCATGTCGACATCTAGGTGAACCTAGCGGCGGCCAATGCCATGCTCGCCGAAGCAAGGGCGCTGTTGCGAGAGTCGTAGGAAGCCTTGCGCGTCCTAGGGCGGGGATACTGTTGGTGCGGGCCCAACCCATGAACGGCGTCTTCCTCGACCTCGGCGAAGACGACATCTAACTTCGGCGACGACGAGAGCAATGGGCGTTGCTCGCGTCGTTCGATAGCGTCCACCGAGACGCCGATCACCATTAGGCCCTAGCGTGGAGGCGCAAGCGTTCGCCATCAGGCGGGCGTACGAGTTgtcggtgttggagatatgctcgagaggcaataataaaatagttattgttatatcttagtgttcatgataaatgtttacactccatgctataattgtattaaccgaaaacattaatacatgtgtgttgtgtaaacaaccagagtccctagtaagcctctcatttaactagcttgttgattaatagatgatcatggtttcctgatcatgaacatcggatgttattaataacaagatcatatcattaggtgaatgatgcgatggacacacccatagtaagcatagcatgagatcaagtcattaagttcaatttgctataagctttcgatacatagatacctagtccttcgaccatgagatcatgtaaatcacttacaccggaaggatgctttgattacataaaacgtcattgcgtaaatgggtggttataaagatgagattaagtattcagaaagtgtgagttgaggcatatggatcaagagtgggatttgtccatcccgatgacggatagatatactctgagccctctcggtggaatgtcgtctaattagcttgcaagcatgtgactaggtcacaagagatgatataccacggtacgagtaaagagtacttgtcggtaacgaggttgaactaggtatggagataccgatgatcgaacctcggacaagtaaagtatcgcgtgacaaagggaatcggtatcgtatgtgaatggttcttttgatcacgaagtcatcgttgaatatgtgtgagctattatggatctccaggtccctctattagttattgatcggagaggagtctcgatcatgtctgcatagttctcgaaccgtagggtgacacacttaaggtttgatgtcgttataagtagatatggaatatggaatgaagctcgaatgttgttcggagtctcgaatgggatccgagacatcatGAGGAGAtttggaatggtccgaagaataagattcatatatgggaagtcattttccggggttcggaaaaagtccggtgttttgaccggagcttctagaaggttttggaaggaccggaatagtccggaatattatggaaggttccgaaagtgtccgggacgacccgggatgtctaaggaagtccggagggatccataataggtgcaaccacgttgccttaaagGAAAataagtctttccttaatgcaatttcagaattggcaaaagagttcgAGAAGGagtaggttttcggaaccggaaacctatcaGAACTCAGTCAAAATTGGGGGCAGGtttatggacgacccaaggggcttggccacctatttaaagggaccaaggggcaccccaaagGCACCtaaagtcgcagccctagctccccaagtcgcagcaccaccctgcgcccaaaccctagcttcccctctcctccctcctcctatttctcccacagtgcttacggcgaagccctgctggagatatccaccaccaccgtcaccacgccgtcgtgctggcgggattccgaggagaatcTACTACATCTgctacccgctggaacggggagaaggacgtcatcatcagCACCGAACGTgtaaccgagtacggaggtgctgcctgactgtggcaccatcaagatcttctacgcgcttttgaaagcagcaagtgatcgactacacaacaatgagatctaatctcgtaggctttggaaatcttcgagggttagtctcatgatcttctcgttgctaccatcttctagattggatcttggcttgttattcgttcttgcggtaggaaaatttttgttttctatgctacgaatcccttcagtggtatcagagccatgtctatgcatagattggttgcatgagtagaaaataatttttttgtgggcgttgatgcttttgttgtctttagttggtgtactttgcatcttgcgggatggtgggatgaagcggcccgggctaactttacatgaccgcgttcatgagacttgctctacgctcgacatgcaactagtattgcataagtggctttgcgggtgtctgtctctctcaccatagtgaagattcaatctactctttctattgacaacactagtatcaccattgtggttcatcTTCGTAGgttgattggatcttactcgaaaaccctaaaccacgtaaaatatgcaaaccaaattagaggcgtctaacttgtttttgcagggtttcgtgatgtgatatggccatgatgtgatgatgaatatgtatgagatgatcattgttgtattgtggcaaccggcaagagccttatggttgtctttatatttcatgtagtagtattatttcaaagtagttgtaatagttactacatgtggtgaacaaccatgaagacggcgtcatggaccttgacgctacgccgacgatgatggagatcatgcccgttgatgatggagatcatgtatgtgctttggagatgaagatcaaaggcgcaaagactaaagggccatatcatatcacatatgaattgcatgtgatgtttatcctttttgtatcttatcttgcttagatcgcgacggtagcactataagatgatccctcacattaatatcaagataataaagtgttctcccctcgtatgcactatAGCTACAGTtcgttgataacgcgtgaagcacacgtccgttgggaaccccaagaggaaggtgtgatgcatatagcagcaagtttccctcagtacgaaaccaaggtttatcgaaccaNNNNNNNNNNNNNNNNNNNNNNNNNNNNNNNNNNNNNNNNNNNNNNNNNNNNNNNNNNNNNNNNNNNNNNNNNNNNNNNNNNNNNNNNNNNNNNNNNNNNGAAAGCCCGTGGAAAAtatgaccgtgggcttttgtttcgtccaattccgagaatatttcatgtgtaagatttcgaaaccaaaaacagcgagaacaggaactagcgcttcagcatccgatacgtccaaaacgtatctactttcccgaacacttttgctattgttttgcctctaatttgtgtattttggatacaactaacacggactaacgccgttttcgcagaattgctccggtgtctcgtttttgtgcataaattcaactttcaggaaaatccctgaattaatgtcaaagggcttatttttccgaagattcacggagccgaagggcaggccaggggagggcccacggcccccacaccatgggccggcgcggcctaggaggggggcgcgccgccctatggtgaggccgcctcggccagcctctgatgcccccctctggactatttaagggtttcgatctaaaaacgcgagatgaattgacgaaactccagaaagactccaggggcgccgccgccatcgcgaaactccgtttcgggggacagaagtctctgttccgacaccctgccgggacggggaagtgcccccggaagccatcttcatcaacgccaccgcctctatcatgctccgtgagtagttcccccatggactacgggttctagctgtagctagttggtactctctctcccatgtacttcaatacaatggtctcatgagctgccttacatgattgagattcatctgatgtaatcggtgttgtgtttgttgggatccgatggattgttacattatgattagtctatctataaagtttgtgaagttattgttgctgcaatcttgttgtgtttaatgcttgtcactagggcccgagtggcatgatcttagatttaagctctatacttattgcttagattgtatctacaagttgtttgcacatgtctatgtccggaacccgaggccccagagtgacagcaactgggataactggaggggaaggcgtaggtatgaggatcacatgttttcaccaagtgttaatgctttgctccggtgctctattaaaaggagtaccttaattgccagtagattcccttgaggcccggctgccaccggctggttggacaaaagatgttgtacaagtttctcattgcgagcatgtatgactatatatggaaaacatgcctacatgattaataatcttgatgttctgtcttaatgctatttcaatcctatcaattgcccaaccgtaatttgttcacccaacacttgttattggagagttaccactagtgaagatagccgggaaccccggttcatctctcatcatcatatactcgttctacatgtcattggaagtagtatcaactattttctcggtgccattgcctctcgtgttactattaccgCTCGTTGTGTTAccgttactatcgctctcatattactcgtcgctttcacatcacccccgttactagtgcttttccgagtgcagctgaattgacaactcagttgttaaggcttataagtattctttacctccccttgtgtcgaatcaataaatttcggttttacttccctcgaagactgttgcgatcccctatacttgtgggtcatcagcatcttgttaataggttagtgccggaaaatgcatcaaaatgatgtaaagtgtatataaaacatgtgagtattgtcatacaactagcatggaacataagaaattatagatacgtttgagacatatcattcgtcgttttgaagcatctcgtgatgatcggatgtgatagattctatgttcacatacaacgagtgtaagccatgttgcacacgcggaaatacttgggtttgcttgacgagcctagcatgtacagacatggcctctgaACACGGGAACcggaaggttgaacacgagtcatatgtatgatatgatcaacatgttgatgttcaccattgaagctacatcatctcacgtgatgatcggttttggtgtagtagatatggatcgtgtgccactaaacaactatgagggatgttgtattaagtgggagttcattagtaattagattaaaacatgaactaattatcatgaacatagtctgaatagtattttgaattaaatttgtagaattggcatccgttatctaccatgagctagtcttgtaattaagatagaaatattgttaagtctgacaagaaactttacggactgataCCGTATTgttaagaaatgattaagtcccatTGCAAACTttattagtaaacctcacattgttgattcaaagagcaatggtttcaattagtacctaaagtcatcttgtctccgtgaaacttgaagatcaaatccgtttgaaaagtaaggagctggaaagttttttttcagaaataagcaaggtatgagatatatgtgatatctaagaccttattgcaagatgatcgaatatagggatttctattttcatgcccctggtttcttagttgtgctcagttttccccagccgcttaactttttctcagttttcccctccctctagtttgaaacccctcgtagACGCTCGGATGAGAGGGTTGCCGTCGAGTCGCAGGCCTTACCGTTGCgcttaatctgacgggtggggccgcacgagggcggctcctttccgaccatctcgtgGCCGACGCGTAGCCATCCATCCGTCGCCGACGCGTGTGCCGTTTTATttccgattgtatacgcggtgccgccaatgacaaatggggctgctctatagggctgccgcagccaatgaccaatggGGTCGCTCTATTTTTCGAGAAAAGACATATATAACCGCttcgtgggctgccgcagccaatgaccgagtgggtcgtctatttttcagaaaagacatatattgccgctctgtggggccgccgcagccaatgaccagtggggtcgtctatttatttagagaaaatcatatattcccgctccgtggggcctccgcagcccaaTGACCgccggggtcgtctatttatttagagaatatcatatagagccgctccgtggggcctccgcagcccaaTGACcgctgggtcgtctatttatttagagaatatcatatagagccgctTCCGTGGGGCCGCCTGCccaatggcaggtgactattttcgcagcttaatctaaagtgaatcttatgctaaacatggtgcttcccgacggtgacctagcagtggcgacgagcatagccgttctgaccatgccgatatcggcatcatttggaggctgtggtgttcgaatcatggtggaaattgcgatataattttaaatgcataatatataggaaaatagatagatctctaaatcgatgcatatgaagctacatatatatttcttggtcataatccccttatctaaaggggatggatgcatggcatcACGTcgccgtcgctttcatcgtcagtatcttcgtcatccgagtagtagtacttcctgcacattgttccgtcgaacaccttcactgtgagcacatcatcgccttcatatttgaagtgtacgaagcagccgaaatccacaccgtgcgcgatggcgaaattctcccagcccttgtcgaggtacatcccttgaccgtcaaataggacctccacggtccagagacgaggaccacagtcagctgctcgcagatacaccttagctggctcctggccgtcaagatagtccgcaaacttttttgggagtgcctgcaaagagatcgagcgtcgATCATTTGAAATTAAAGGGTTTTTAGAACattcccataattaatcacatgcatcatatatgtgggaacgcgtacgtaccttcttgaccaaagggtcttcatagacgacgatgaagaactcctctatgatcaatggaagtgttgacggtggtggtggcaatgatgatgatccaccaccccggccgccccttcccctttcggtccgcgtccgagacgtggaagccatggcaatggatcaagtgtatgtgaacgaagaagagagaggcagaatctattgacacaagggatgaccgttgtgggtgtttataagggagagatgaccgttgtaggggtttacacaataaattaaggaggaggtgaccgttttgggggtttacacaataaattaaggaggacatgaccgttgtgggggtagtcATCTAGGTTTTGTATTTAGTCAAACTTTTTAAACTTTGACCACATATATAAGAAAAGGTAGTAGAATTTATGACACTAATTTAGTATCCCGAGATTCGTTTCGAAATGTAGTTTCAAATTATACCAAAatctcatcatatatgttgctacttttttatttaaggttggtcaaaacttaaaatatttgacttagtacaaaagctagaagtacacttatttgtggacggagggagtatatctcaacaaaaaagtaatgcggactatcttgacggaaatggaacttcgtgatatagtttatcattttaccgtgaaaagtaatgcctaaaagaaatggtaattcgtgatagtttatcattttttgcgtgaaaagtaatggctataacaaatgggtgatggtgtatcattttttgcgtgtaaagtaatggctacaacaaatgggtgattgtgtatcattttttgcatgaaaagtacaaatcggtgatggtttatcattttttgtgtgaaaaataatgcctaaaagagtttataatttagctcgtgaaaaataatgcagaaaaccaaactttagcgtactgggtaaccgccctttagcatacatagagggccgaagctaaccgccgacagagagagagagagggtggtggccccgaccagagagagataggggttatcctgcccgttaaatcatacgatcaacggtcggcgggaacgatccgcgtgacatgggctagaccaatcagggcaatgttgggcgtctgtgagaatttgtgaaggaagagggcaaaactgagtagtatcaagaaaccaagggcaagtgagtagtaaacagactaagggattcaaatatgagatttaaaaaatgaaaaatgcgtgttttgtacaatgaaacccatcttggcctacctcaaactatttgcaatacaaatatacatgagtgtgaaaattatggcctcatttagacaaagtatgttttggggaaagctattTTGGGtatggcttattatggaaaaccatgcaccttcatagctactaggtgatttgagaagtggcaatttgtggtagaacttgatttatctatgatttatctatgatttaaagtggcaatttgtggtaaagactccatgagtaagtgccactctttttcggttttttttgcacattaaataactcatttaactagttaatcccatttgttgactctctgttgaccagccacttgagggtaaaaccgagtatattgcactagccagtattagcactcaaggggaaaactgagcacacaaaaaatgctagtatatgactcgagggtatacctgagtatatctaaatttccagggttagactcgaggacgcgtgttacgGTGCAGAAGTTGAAGACGTGTCAttattgacgcgtgtcgcggtgcaaacGTGCACTAGTGGacacgtaggacgcgggtcgcatttaggacgcgtaagcccctctctccctccctctgcacacagtacgtctcattctcgctcacgcacgaaaccacgcctctcacgtcccatcaacttctccaaatcgaaggaaaaaccccaaccgccgtacgagccatgccggcgatggagaagaagaatgcgccggcgaccatcgcccccgagcccgtcgcctccgagcccgtcgcctccgagggcggcgcatccaagcgcggcgccttcgtgagctgggcctctctcatggctgacggaccacttcacaagatcggcgaatgcttactggtgaatgaggagtacgtggacgcctactctgctatgaggcaagtctgtagaaattggcgctcaggtttacctgagcccgacgtgcacctgcacgaatggatcatggtagaccacgcccttccacgcgccgctgagttcaccttcctccaactcggcacatcccgctacgtcaccatagatctatcggaagttcttacaaggttcaaattcctccaaattcctccatatctatagggttaatctattcttatttccaaaggccaccccgtatcaaGAAGTCCTCTCCAGTCCAGTCCACCTCTCTCACTACCCTGGTGTCGTCTCTCCCGTGGGTCTGCTGCCCGTCTGCAGCTTCTCACCTGCGCGGTGCAACAACAGCTCAACAATGACATACCAGGTGTCAAGCGGTGTCCCGCACCCGTCTTGCAAAAGTACAATCACAGCAAAATGACTGGGGGAATCAAATCAAAATTAACACAATTTTAGTTAAAAGTTTTGTCTGTATCCCGCGCCGCCCGACCTATCCAGCGCCTGCGTCGTGGGATGCGCTCGCAACGACGATGGCCGGTGAGGAAGGCGTGTCTGGAGGCACTAGCGGCGACTGGTGGCTGCGGTAGGAGATGGCTGGTCGGACATCGAGTGTCGCCTCCAAATTATAGCCATGTCTCCTACATTGGGTGTGGACGGCGCTTGAGTCTCCTCATAAAGCGGACCCCCAAATTTCCTTAATGTAATTGTTTATTTCGAATGTGAAGCGGTATGtcagttttttttttacaaaaattccaccgatctattactAATCATCAACAGTTTAGTACAAAGAAatccaaaagtaataaaaattacaaataggtcattggaccacctagcgatgactacaGACACTAGCGTGAGTCAAAGGCGCGTCGCCGTCCTCACCCCTCCATCACCGAAGCCagacaaagcttgtcgtagtagagtttGTTATAGTAGACAAACGAGAAATTGTCGTGCTAAGACCACAaatgaccagcgcaccagagcagcaaccgttGCCAATGATGAGAactgtagatcggaagagactgacctgaaaccacaATAGTGAACACGAAAACCGACCATATCCCAGGAGATCCACTGTACACACAATTCCATGCGCCCTCCGccggcgctagatgcaccactggAGCGAGGTGTCAGCTTAATCGAGGATTCACATTTTTATTAACCCAAAACATAAACATGCATTCCATTTTCGTTGACATgataatatttaatattttatctttcgttgcaacgcacgggcattttttcTAGTGTGAGAAAAACAGATCAGCAGGAGAGCCCAAAGCTCGAATAGTTTACTTGTTTGGGCCCATCAACACCAGGAGAGCCCAGGCCCAGCAGCAGTAGAGTCTCCTTCTTCCTACCGATACGCCATTCCCCATCACCTCCCAGGCTCCCAGCCACCCAGAGCCACCACGACTCCGACCATcccgatctccggccaccgccaccgccaccatgtcGTCGACCGCCGCGTTCCtcctccgccccacctccgccacCACTAACCCTCTCCTCCAACTTTCCTGCGCCAACCCCAGCCCCAAATcccacctcctccgcctccactcgCCACGCCGCCGCCTGCCCGTTCCCCGTCTCTCCCTCACGCCCCccgccgctgccaccgccggTTCCGCCCCCTCGCCTTCCCCTCCGTCTCCGCCCCCCACCCCCGCCCCCTCTCTTCTCCAACTGGTCCCCGCCGCGCGCGATCTGGCGGGGGCTCTCCGCGCTGCTCCTGGCAGGGCAGGTCTTCCACCGCGTCCTCACGGGCCGCATCCACCGCCGCAACCTCCTGGCGCAGCTCCGCCGCGTGGGGCCCGGGAGCGCGGGGGTGTCGCTCCTCACCGCGGCCTT includes these proteins:
- the LOC124671641 gene encoding probable carboxylesterase 2; this translates as MEIEFDMPNFLRVHKSGRVDRLGGTETVPPSPSGDPANGVASKDIVLDPAANITARLYLPDAAAEPGPGPSKKFPVVVFFHGGAFFIESTASPIYHRYAASLAAAVPAVVVSVEYRLAPEHPLPAAYDDAFAALKAVVAACRPDGAEPWLAAHGDASRLCLVGDSAGANMAHNTAIRLRKEPIDGYGDRVSGVALLHSYFWGTQRMGCEPLCFPFDMDRVWDVACGGRFGRDHPYINPAASPEEWRQLGCGRVLVTTAELCWFVERARAYPEGIKACGWEGEIELYETKGEEHTYFLFKPDGENAAKELAVVADFVRRSGAELR